Proteins from a single region of Weeksella virosa DSM 16922:
- a CDS encoding 30S ribosomal protein S16, translating to MATKIRLQRHGRKGKPFFHIVVADSRAKRDGRFIEKLGTYNPITNPATIELNVDSAVKWLQTGAQPTDTARALLSYKGAYMKKHLLGGVAKGAFNEEEAEKRFAAWLEAKEAKVQAKKDGLAQSAANAKKEALEAEKAVNEARIKAAEDAAKAEEAAQEETATEGATTEEASEETAE from the coding sequence ATGGCTACAAAAATTAGATTACAAAGACATGGTCGCAAAGGAAAACCATTCTTTCACATCGTAGTTGCTGATTCAAGAGCAAAGCGTGATGGTCGTTTCATTGAGAAGTTAGGAACGTACAATCCTATTACAAATCCAGCAACAATTGAATTGAACGTAGACTCAGCTGTTAAATGGTTACAAACTGGTGCGCAACCAACCGATACTGCAAGAGCACTCTTGTCGTACAAAGGAGCGTATATGAAAAAACACTTATTAGGAGGTGTTGCTAAAGGAGCCTTTAACGAAGAGGAAGCTGAAAAAAGATTTGCTGCTTGGTTAGAAGCAAAAGAAGCAAAAGTACAGGCTAAGAAAGATGGTCTAGCACAATCAGCTGCTAATGCGAAGAAAGAAGCATTAGAGGCAGAAAAAGCAGTAAACGAAGCGCGCATCAAAGCGGCAGAAGATGCTGCTAAAGCAGAGGAAGCTGCACAAGAAGAGACTGCAACAGAAGGAGCAACAACAGAAGAAGCTTCTGAAGAAACTGCAGAGTAA
- the rimM gene encoding ribosome maturation factor RimM (Essential for efficient processing of 16S rRNA) has product MDINECYYLGKITKKHGFKGNVIIHLDTDEPELYSTLESVFIESNGKLIPFFIESVQSYQGDKLLVKFEDFEANEVDKLINRSLYLPLNTLPKLEGTSFYYHEVIGYTIFDQTNTEIGTIKSINDSAAQAFFEVDANGKQILIPMIDQWILEVDRPNKAMLIEIPDGLLEIYLG; this is encoded by the coding sequence ATGGATATTAACGAGTGTTATTACTTAGGGAAAATAACTAAAAAACACGGCTTCAAAGGCAACGTTATCATTCATTTGGATACAGACGAACCCGAATTATACAGTACATTGGAATCAGTTTTCATTGAAAGTAATGGAAAACTGATTCCTTTTTTTATAGAGTCTGTACAATCTTATCAGGGCGATAAATTATTGGTAAAGTTTGAAGATTTCGAGGCCAATGAAGTCGATAAACTCATCAATCGGTCGCTTTATTTACCCCTAAACACGCTGCCCAAATTAGAAGGAACTTCTTTCTACTATCACGAGGTAATTGGCTATACGATATTTGACCAGACCAATACAGAAATCGGAACGATAAAATCTATCAATGATTCTGCGGCACAAGCTTTTTTTGAGGTTGACGCCAATGGAAAACAAATACTAATTCCGATGATTGATCAATGGATTCTAGAAGTTGACCGTCCAAACAAAGCAATGTTGATCGAGATACCAGACGGATTATTAGAAATCTATTTAGGATAA
- a CDS encoding bifunctional metallophosphatase/5'-nucleotidase, which produces MIIRITFFLITSFLNAQTLQVLYFTDAHQLYELDDVPGGRGGFARLKTIVDLSKKEDPATLTIHGGDFVGGVLYGGMLKGKNMPEVFNRIPVDILNFGQHEFDYGVEHIQQLIPRFTGSFFTTNLIGETYQPFFQLPTYLVRKVNNQTILFLGLTDQMQTTIQDKRVQQADIFLSVENVLAQFTDQTTDHIVAISQMDLAKNIALIEQFPQIDLVLTEELHEYNSQINYVGKTPIVAPSGNMSAVAKIILSKNKLPEIQIIPLDKEVRKEKTLALREQQEKEFIEQQLNEKIADLVVDLDVQSGLKGESLAGNLVTDAMRFYYNADAAIIDANGIRNVVNKGDFTIKSARTLLPFGNKMVVVSIKGRDLKDFILSNFLLDKPKIIQVSGFSYHYNSKNKTINFPTLQDDQIIRLVLNEYNFRRLKNFEEVLINANDQQSVQDYEVLITFARKLQSIQPKLEKRILINKEK; this is translated from the coding sequence ATGATTATTCGCATAACTTTCTTTTTAATAACTTCTTTTCTAAATGCTCAAACCTTGCAAGTACTCTATTTTACAGATGCACACCAGCTATATGAGTTGGACGATGTACCCGGTGGAAGAGGTGGGTTTGCACGTCTGAAAACCATCGTAGATCTAAGTAAAAAAGAAGATCCTGCAACCCTAACTATTCATGGAGGAGATTTTGTCGGTGGAGTTTTGTATGGTGGTATGTTAAAAGGTAAGAATATGCCCGAAGTTTTTAATCGGATTCCGGTAGATATTCTCAATTTCGGACAACATGAGTTTGATTACGGTGTGGAGCACATCCAACAATTAATTCCGAGATTTACCGGTAGTTTTTTTACGACAAATTTAATCGGTGAAACATATCAACCTTTCTTTCAGTTACCAACTTATTTGGTGAGAAAAGTTAATAATCAAACTATTTTGTTTCTCGGGCTGACCGATCAGATGCAAACCACTATCCAGGATAAACGAGTACAGCAAGCAGATATTTTTCTTTCGGTAGAAAATGTTTTGGCGCAGTTCACTGATCAAACAACAGATCATATAGTGGCAATTTCTCAGATGGATTTGGCAAAAAATATTGCGTTAATCGAGCAATTTCCTCAAATAGATCTGGTTCTTACCGAAGAACTACACGAGTACAACTCGCAAATAAATTATGTTGGTAAAACGCCTATTGTGGCACCTTCTGGCAATATGAGTGCCGTTGCAAAAATTATTTTATCGAAAAACAAACTTCCAGAAATACAAATAATCCCATTGGATAAAGAAGTGAGAAAAGAGAAAACTCTAGCGCTACGAGAGCAGCAAGAAAAAGAGTTTATAGAGCAACAGCTCAACGAAAAAATAGCAGATTTAGTTGTGGATTTAGATGTACAATCGGGTTTGAAAGGGGAATCGTTGGCCGGAAATTTAGTAACCGATGCTATGCGTTTTTATTACAATGCCGATGCTGCAATTATCGATGCGAATGGAATTAGGAATGTGGTAAACAAAGGAGATTTCACCATAAAGTCAGCCAGAACTTTGTTACCTTTTGGCAATAAAATGGTAGTGGTTTCGATAAAAGGAAGGGATCTAAAAGATTTTATTTTGAGTAATTTTCTGTTAGACAAACCAAAAATTATACAAGTGTCAGGCTTTTCTTATCATTATAACTCGAAAAATAAAACTATAAATTTCCCTACCTTGCAAGATGATCAAATAATCCGATTGGTGTTGAATGAATATAACTTTCGTCGGTTGAAAAACTTTGAAGAAGTTTTAATCAATGCCAATGATCAACAGTCTGTTCAAGATTATGAGGTTTTGATAACTTTTGCAAGAAAACTACAATCCATCCAACCGAAATTAGAAAAAAGAATCCTGATAAATAAAGAAAAATGA
- the radC gene encoding RadC family protein: MVRKKTMMNDEQEKKSIKSWAEDDRPREKLLLKGRAALSDAELLAIIMGSGNRDESAVQLAQRILKAAHNNWNELAKFGVKDLCSFKGIGEAKAISILTALEIGRRRNAQLHLERPKITCSQDAYQLLQLQMADLPIEEFWVMYLNQGNAVLKLEQISRGGISQTLVDIRIVFKKGIEQMATAMILAHNHPSGSLKPSESDLSLTRKLQEAAKVLDINILDHLIVTQTSYFSFADEGLL, encoded by the coding sequence ATGGTAAGAAAGAAAACTATGATGAACGATGAGCAAGAAAAAAAATCGATAAAAAGTTGGGCAGAAGATGATCGACCACGAGAAAAATTACTACTAAAAGGTCGAGCAGCATTATCGGATGCCGAATTACTTGCCATAATTATGGGGAGTGGAAATCGGGATGAATCTGCAGTACAACTGGCACAAAGAATCCTAAAAGCTGCTCATAATAACTGGAACGAATTAGCCAAGTTTGGGGTAAAGGATTTGTGTAGTTTTAAAGGTATCGGCGAAGCAAAAGCCATAAGTATTCTTACGGCATTGGAGATAGGCAGAAGAAGAAACGCTCAACTGCATCTAGAGCGCCCCAAAATTACATGTAGCCAAGATGCCTATCAACTACTACAATTACAGATGGCCGATTTACCGATAGAGGAGTTTTGGGTAATGTATCTCAACCAAGGAAATGCAGTCCTCAAATTAGAACAAATAAGCCGTGGAGGAATTTCTCAAACTTTGGTCGATATCAGAATCGTTTTCAAGAAAGGAATTGAACAGATGGCTACCGCTATGATTTTGGCTCACAACCACCCTTCGGGCAGCCTAAAACCAAGTGAAAGTGATCTTTCATTAACAAGAAAACTGCAAGAAGCCGCAAAAGTTCTCGACATCAATATTCTAGATCATTTGATTGTAACGCAAACATCCTACTTTAGTTTTGCAGATGAAGGTTTGCTTTAG
- a CDS encoding GLPGLI family protein, with product MKRFLSITFLFFTALVFSQNTIKVVYSGVMSLDNKSSSSRTNLHGVFVPTEFELKINQDFSVFHYLDRINNAQADMMFMLGLDDDMYIDLSKNSAYERREIGKKKFLVQRDISYYPWTITRQSQKMFGYNIRKAFFSEGEESVVAYFATDLPFRHGPYGYFGLPGLIVALDITIKTSQGALLGKHFALKSIEILDESQPIVLPKDKLISYDKAERLADEWFDKQIEIQSQGVEK from the coding sequence ATGAAGAGATTTTTATCCATAACTTTCCTTTTTTTTACTGCTCTTGTGTTTTCTCAAAATACAATAAAAGTAGTTTATAGTGGCGTGATGAGTCTCGATAATAAGAGTTCTTCTTCTAGAACAAACCTGCATGGCGTTTTTGTGCCAACCGAATTCGAACTGAAAATTAATCAAGATTTTTCGGTTTTTCATTATCTAGATCGAATCAATAATGCGCAAGCTGATATGATGTTTATGCTTGGTTTAGATGATGATATGTATATCGACTTGTCTAAAAATTCAGCTTATGAGAGAAGAGAAATCGGTAAGAAAAAGTTTTTGGTACAAAGAGACATTTCGTATTATCCATGGACGATCACTCGTCAATCGCAAAAGATGTTTGGGTATAATATAAGAAAGGCTTTTTTTTCGGAAGGCGAAGAAAGTGTAGTGGCTTATTTTGCTACCGACCTTCCGTTCAGACATGGGCCATACGGTTACTTTGGATTGCCAGGGCTTATTGTCGCTTTGGATATCACAATAAAAACTTCTCAAGGTGCTTTGTTGGGGAAACATTTTGCGCTGAAAAGTATCGAAATTTTGGATGAGTCTCAACCGATTGTGTTACCGAAAGATAAACTAATTTCGTATGATAAAGCAGAACGTTTGGCTGATGAATGGTTTGATAAACAAATAGAAATCCAATCTCAAGGAGTTGAGAAATAA
- a CDS encoding oligosaccharide flippase family protein yields the protein MRSFLLFLRDFVRNKGLMVFLSILIEKITALVNTIFVVRLIAQEDYGLITLVASLFGVFAAFNGLGASQGLLRFGSLEKEIEDKEKLAHSIFRKGLQRQLILLVFFIITALLYELKYPDIWLIVLFFAVRLIGFYFYMFIKSYYRMRNENDQFSKISITINIVGLLLVLAFTYFYGMFGYLFGLAITPWISIVFFPRLLFDSARSFDLKLDMKTFWNYSFNSALTAFLSEMLFILDVFIIGLLLNELEVANYKLAIILPMNLMFIPVIFMQTDYPKLVENCRNKQYLLFYIRNYYKLFIPLSLFFITIGFFLKDWLIGFVFGEKYQHNGWIFWIILIGVGANMCFRNLYSNLLSAVGWAQKNTIVAVVSILMMTILGFIFTYSFGIVGAAIALTITFTSMGIFSAFLFSNYLKQLS from the coding sequence ATGCGTAGTTTTTTACTTTTTCTTCGAGATTTTGTCCGCAACAAAGGACTGATGGTTTTCTTGTCTATCCTAATCGAAAAAATTACCGCTCTGGTAAATACTATCTTTGTTGTACGCCTGATTGCCCAAGAAGATTACGGACTAATAACATTAGTGGCCTCATTATTTGGTGTGTTTGCAGCTTTCAATGGTTTGGGAGCTTCACAGGGATTACTGCGGTTTGGTTCGCTCGAAAAAGAAATAGAAGACAAAGAAAAATTAGCTCATTCTATTTTCCGAAAAGGGCTTCAAAGACAACTTATTCTGCTCGTTTTCTTCATTATAACAGCGCTATTGTATGAACTGAAATATCCTGATATTTGGTTGATTGTATTGTTTTTTGCGGTACGATTAATTGGCTTTTATTTCTATATGTTCATAAAAAGCTACTACCGAATGCGGAACGAAAATGATCAATTTTCTAAAATCTCTATCACAATCAATATTGTTGGGTTGTTACTGGTCTTGGCTTTTACTTATTTCTATGGCATGTTTGGTTATCTATTTGGTTTGGCAATCACTCCGTGGATCTCGATTGTTTTCTTCCCGAGATTGTTGTTTGATTCTGCTCGTTCTTTCGATTTGAAACTGGATATGAAAACCTTCTGGAACTATTCTTTCAATTCTGCTTTAACCGCTTTCCTATCCGAAATGCTTTTTATTTTAGATGTTTTTATTATCGGGTTATTGCTCAACGAATTAGAGGTTGCTAATTATAAGCTCGCAATTATCCTACCGATGAATCTCATGTTTATCCCCGTCATTTTTATGCAAACTGATTATCCTAAATTGGTAGAAAACTGTCGTAACAAGCAATATTTACTTTTTTATATCCGCAACTATTATAAGCTTTTCATACCACTTAGTTTATTTTTTATTACGATAGGATTTTTTCTGAAAGATTGGCTTATTGGTTTTGTATTTGGAGAAAAGTACCAACACAATGGCTGGATTTTTTGGATAATTTTGATAGGAGTAGGAGCCAATATGTGTTTCAGAAATTTGTATAGTAATTTACTTTCAGCGGTTGGTTGGGCGCAAAAAAATACAATTGTAGCCGTCGTTTCTATCCTTATGATGACGATTTTAGGGTTTATTTTTACCTATTCTTTCGGGATTGTAGGAGCGGCAATTGCACTAACTATAACTTTTACTTCTATGGGGATTTTTTCGGCCTTTCTATTTTCCAATTATTTGAAACAATTATCCTAA
- a CDS encoding glutamine--tRNA ligase/YqeY domain fusion protein, whose protein sequence is MEEEKKSLNFIEQIIEDDLANGMPRENLRFRFPPEPNGYLHIGHAKAICLNFGLGEKYNAPVNLRFDDTNPDKEEQEYVDSIREDVKWLGFEWAEERYASDYFQQLYDWAVIMIKEGKAYVDDQTSEVINEQRKNPGEPGIESPYRNRSVEENLELFERMKNGEFPEGSHVLRAKVDMTSPNMNMRDPVMYRILNRPHHRTGTEWKIYPMYDWTHGESDYIEGISHSLCSLEFKNHRDLYNWYLDQVELESQHQKPKQREFARGNISYMITSKRKLLKLVTDKIVTGWDDPRMPTISGLRRRGYTPESIKNFWEKAGIAKRDNVMEISLLEFAIRDHLNKIAPRVMAVIDPVKVIIENYPEKQEEILVLENNPEDENAGSREVPFEREIYIERDDFMEEAPKKFFRLSLGNEVRLKGAYIIKAERVEKDESGKITTIFATYDPDSKSGSGTEASKRKVKGTLHWVSANNNIPLEVRLYDRLFTVESPDAEKEVDFMQYINPNSLEIKQGFGEIELKSAKVEDKFQFQRIGYFALDRDSTDDKLVFNRTVTLKDTWAKINK, encoded by the coding sequence ATGGAAGAAGAAAAAAAATCATTGAATTTTATCGAACAAATCATAGAAGATGATTTGGCAAACGGAATGCCTAGAGAGAATTTACGGTTTCGTTTTCCGCCAGAGCCCAATGGCTATTTACATATTGGTCACGCTAAAGCAATATGTCTAAACTTTGGTCTTGGAGAAAAATACAATGCACCTGTTAATCTACGTTTCGATGACACGAATCCCGATAAAGAAGAACAAGAATATGTGGACTCTATTCGAGAAGATGTAAAATGGTTAGGATTCGAATGGGCCGAAGAACGCTATGCTTCTGACTACTTCCAGCAACTTTACGATTGGGCTGTAATAATGATTAAAGAAGGAAAAGCCTATGTTGATGATCAGACCTCGGAAGTGATCAATGAACAGCGCAAAAATCCAGGAGAACCTGGAATAGAATCGCCTTATAGAAATCGTTCGGTAGAAGAAAACTTAGAACTTTTCGAGCGAATGAAAAACGGTGAATTCCCAGAAGGTTCACATGTATTGCGAGCCAAAGTAGACATGACCTCTCCGAACATGAATATGCGCGACCCTGTAATGTACCGCATCCTAAATCGTCCTCATCATCGGACCGGGACGGAATGGAAAATTTATCCGATGTACGATTGGACGCATGGAGAGTCGGATTACATAGAAGGCATTTCTCATTCGCTTTGTTCATTAGAATTCAAAAATCACCGCGATTTATATAATTGGTATTTGGATCAAGTCGAGTTAGAAAGTCAACATCAAAAGCCAAAACAAAGAGAATTTGCTAGAGGAAACATTTCGTATATGATTACCTCTAAACGTAAACTCCTAAAATTAGTTACAGACAAAATTGTTACTGGTTGGGACGACCCACGAATGCCTACAATTTCTGGGCTTCGCAGAAGAGGTTATACGCCAGAATCGATTAAAAATTTTTGGGAAAAAGCAGGTATTGCTAAGCGCGACAACGTTATGGAAATCTCTTTACTAGAATTTGCAATTCGCGACCATCTCAATAAAATAGCGCCACGTGTCATGGCTGTAATTGATCCAGTAAAAGTAATTATCGAAAATTATCCCGAAAAACAAGAAGAAATCCTTGTTTTAGAGAATAATCCAGAAGATGAAAATGCAGGTTCTAGAGAAGTTCCTTTCGAAAGAGAAATCTACATCGAACGCGACGATTTTATGGAAGAAGCTCCTAAAAAATTCTTCCGACTTTCATTAGGGAATGAAGTTCGCCTAAAAGGTGCCTATATTATCAAAGCAGAAAGAGTAGAAAAAGACGAAAGCGGGAAAATAACGACTATATTCGCAACCTATGACCCTGATTCTAAATCAGGTAGTGGAACAGAAGCTTCTAAAAGAAAAGTAAAAGGAACCTTGCATTGGGTTTCGGCAAATAATAATATTCCGCTCGAAGTTCGCCTGTATGATCGACTATTCACGGTAGAATCTCCAGATGCAGAAAAAGAAGTTGACTTTATGCAATACATCAACCCAAATTCTTTAGAAATAAAACAAGGATTCGGTGAAATTGAGCTAAAGAGTGCCAAAGTAGAAGATAAATTTCAGTTCCAACGAATTGGTTATTTTGCACTCGATCGTGATTCTACAGACGATAAGTTGGTTTTCAACCGAACAGTTACTTTAAAAGACACTTGGGCGAAAATAAACAAGTAA
- a CDS encoding S41 family peptidase, with translation MKNLLFFILGTLLVSCHSVEKYNARLEKKIPAELLKQDVDYAYRQLLDYHPDLDWFITEDSLRNTFTALKNSINRSMTSKEFYFDLQAVIAQIRQAHTYVDFPSRKYTKREEKKRKNTIGPFSQFRTNYSEEGLYVVPSKADDVGLPVGISIVEVNGYPVKDYYQKYRKLETSDGYNETFIDRIMSKSFSTFFTYEHGLKDSLRLTFDKNDSLFVKTVYRKKLDESKSIKTKDSLHLTRKERKQRELKNFYFGYDKINKQFAIELQYPTQDSTIAVLNIRSFVKGYPKKAYAEVFEKLKQSNVQYLILDLRDNGGGYLRDSGELFSYLSDSAIAFTQKAHITQKNSLAKNYHKMFSGPRKYTLMPLWLGASIATIFKTKKDQNGDYLYTISSSKPKKIKENNYRGVLYVLQNGGSYSATSILISMLDQYTNAVFVGEESGGNYNGTIAGFIVPFTLPNSQLELNIPLMTICPNLKNQHRQGRGNFPDFIVETTLDDIFYGRDPVLDTALRLINSE, from the coding sequence ATGAAAAACTTACTTTTCTTTATTCTCGGAACTCTCTTGGTTTCTTGTCATTCGGTAGAGAAATACAACGCTCGTTTAGAGAAAAAAATTCCGGCAGAATTGCTAAAGCAAGATGTAGACTATGCATATAGGCAATTGCTAGACTACCATCCAGATTTGGATTGGTTTATAACCGAAGATTCATTGCGAAATACTTTTACCGCTCTGAAAAATTCGATTAATCGATCAATGACTTCAAAAGAGTTTTATTTTGATCTTCAAGCGGTAATCGCACAAATACGGCAAGCTCATACCTATGTAGATTTTCCGAGTAGAAAGTACACCAAACGAGAGGAAAAGAAAAGAAAAAATACCATAGGACCATTCTCGCAATTCAGGACCAATTATTCCGAAGAAGGGTTGTATGTTGTTCCCTCTAAAGCAGATGATGTTGGGCTGCCAGTTGGGATTTCTATCGTAGAGGTTAATGGTTATCCAGTGAAAGATTATTATCAAAAATATCGAAAATTAGAAACGAGCGATGGTTATAATGAAACATTTATAGATCGAATAATGAGTAAATCATTTTCTACTTTTTTTACGTATGAACATGGTCTAAAAGATAGCCTGCGTTTAACCTTCGATAAAAACGACTCTCTTTTTGTGAAAACCGTTTATCGCAAAAAACTAGATGAGTCAAAATCAATAAAAACAAAAGATTCTCTCCATTTGACTAGAAAAGAACGAAAGCAAAGAGAGTTGAAAAACTTTTATTTTGGTTACGATAAAATCAATAAACAATTTGCAATCGAATTGCAATATCCTACCCAAGATAGTACTATTGCTGTACTAAATATCAGAAGTTTTGTCAAAGGATACCCTAAAAAAGCCTATGCAGAAGTTTTCGAAAAATTGAAGCAATCAAATGTACAATATCTGATTCTAGATCTTCGTGATAATGGAGGGGGATATTTACGCGATTCTGGTGAGCTTTTTTCATATTTATCAGATTCTGCTATTGCATTTACCCAAAAAGCCCATATTACTCAAAAAAACTCTTTGGCCAAAAATTACCATAAAATGTTTTCTGGACCTAGAAAATATACTTTGATGCCTCTTTGGTTGGGAGCTTCGATAGCGACGATTTTCAAGACCAAAAAAGATCAGAACGGAGATTATCTGTATACAATTTCGTCATCAAAACCAAAAAAAATAAAAGAGAACAATTATCGGGGTGTCTTATATGTTTTGCAAAATGGAGGATCTTATTCGGCAACCTCTATTCTCATTAGCATGCTCGATCAATACACGAATGCAGTATTTGTAGGAGAAGAATCTGGTGGAAATTACAACGGTACTATTGCAGGTTTTATTGTGCCTTTCACTCTACCAAACTCACAACTCGAACTGAATATTCCTTTAATGACGATTTGTCCAAACCTAAAAAATCAACATCGGCAAGGAAGAGGAAATTTCCCGGATTTCATCGTAGAAACAACCTTAGATGATATATTTTATGGCCGAGATCCTGTTTTGGATACAGCCTTGAGGTTGATAAACTCAGAATAA
- a CDS encoding HD domain-containing protein — protein MNRKELLEKTQNHIYALFSEEATGHDYYHMERVVNNAKKILRYEKADPFLVEMAAWLHDLGDAKLHQGVDLSEQLIGEFLEGSEVNEDIIKKIQQIVSEVSFSKNEKTSSLEAKIVQDADRLDAIGAVGIARCFAYGGSVGNLLYNPKSVEKKSSSVQHFHDKLFKLKNLMNTETAKKMAEERHVFMEGFIEQFYQEVR, from the coding sequence ATGAATCGGAAAGAATTATTAGAGAAAACGCAAAACCATATTTATGCTCTTTTTTCTGAAGAAGCAACCGGGCACGACTATTATCATATGGAGCGAGTGGTGAACAATGCCAAAAAAATTCTAAGATACGAAAAAGCCGATCCTTTCTTGGTAGAAATGGCTGCATGGTTACACGATTTGGGCGATGCTAAATTGCACCAGGGAGTGGATCTTTCGGAGCAATTAATAGGCGAGTTTTTAGAAGGAAGCGAGGTTAATGAAGATATAATAAAAAAAATTCAACAAATTGTTTCAGAAGTATCGTTCAGTAAGAATGAAAAGACAAGCAGTTTAGAAGCTAAAATTGTGCAAGATGCAGATCGTTTAGATGCAATTGGTGCGGTGGGTATTGCGCGCTGTTTTGCGTATGGCGGAAGTGTTGGTAATTTACTTTATAACCCAAAATCTGTAGAAAAAAAATCGTCGAGTGTACAACATTTCCACGATAAACTATTCAAATTAAAAAACCTAATGAATACAGAAACAGCAAAGAAAATGGCTGAAGAACGACACGTGTTCATGGAAGGTTTTATCGAACAATTTTATCAAGAAGTACGCTAA